In Runella sp. SP2, the genomic window ACTTTAAACTGAAACTCTCGCCTGACCGCCCCAATTTTGACACCTTTTCGGTATTCTTCAACCAACACCGCAAAAACGTAAAGTCCTGCTTTGTCGGCGGTTACGTTGAGGATGCCCGTCTGCCGATTGATACGCAGTGGAACGGGGCCAGGAATCATGTTTTGATCGTTGATACCCGCTGCCCAATTGACCTGTGGGTAAGCACTGCTTCCCCGCGCAATGGGTTCAGGATTGTTGGTACTGGCAAAACCCGCCCACGGACGCGTCAGTGAATAGACCAAGCTATCACCATCGGCGTCTTTTCCGCTAAAATCGAAGGTAAAAGGGCGATTGAGACAAATATAATCACCTTTCAATTCGCCAAATTTGGGAGAAGAATTGGTATAAGGTTGGTTGTTTTGTACCAAAGCGGGAAATTCGGTATAAAAAGTTTCACCCGTACTCGACGGGTTGAGAATATTGGTGATGATGCTATTTCGGCAGCAACGTTCCCAAACAATGTAGTAACCGCGCGGGTCGTTAAAGTTTTGGGTATTGATAATAATTTCGCTGGAATACCTAATAAACAGCGTGCGTAAGTCGGTGTTTAAGGCGCCACAAGTAGGGTTGGTATAGCTAATGAGCTTTCGGGTTGTTTGGGGAAGCTCAATACTTCCCATGGAGGCATTGTCTGATTTGCGAAAGAAATAAAGCGTAACTGTTTGAGTTTCTGCGGCGGGACGACCATTGGCTTGGTCAAAATAAAAATTTAGCCCAACGTAAAAACGGCTAGCTGCTTGGTTGGTTGGGTAGAACTCAATTTCGCCTCCCACTATGTGCGATGCCCACGAGAGGCTTGGCACAATCATCAAAATCCACAATGTGCGAAGTAGAATTTTTTTCATTTGGTTTTAGGGCTAAACTTCTCGTTGTACTTTTGTCGCGGTGTATAAATCGGATATTCAAACTGATAAGTAATTACGCAAGAATGTTCTTTGGCGTTGCTTAAACAATACGATGAAAAATTACAAAAAAAATAGACAAGTTGTAGAAAATCTACTCATTGAGGATTTTGCTGCGGAGGGAAAGTGCATCGCCAAGCACGAGGGCGCGGTGGTGTTTATCGAAGGAAATGCGGCTCCAGGCGATGTGGTGGACGTTGAAATCTTGGCCTTCAAGAAAAAGAAATTTTACGAAGCGCGGGTGCTGCATACCCATTCGTGGTCAGAAAAAAGGGCGACGCCGTTTTGCAGTTACTTTGGCACCTGTGGTGGTTGTAAATGGCAGCACATTCAGTATTCAGAACAACTTCAATTTAAGTGGCAGCAAGTAAGTGATCATTTGCACCGAATTGCCAAGGTAGCGTTGCCAACCATCGACCCCATTGTTCCTTCTAAAGAAACAACCTTTTACCGCAATAAACTGGAGTTTACATTTTCAAATTTCCGTTGGTTTACTTTTGAAGAAATGGTGGATGGCACCGAGCTCGACCGCGACGCTTTAGGTTTTCACATACCAAAACGTTTTGACCGAATTTTGGACATAGAAAAATGTTACCTCCAGCCCGACCCGTCCAACTTAATTCGTAACGAACTCAAAGCGTTTGCTAAATCAAAAGGATTTCGGTTTTACGACCAAAAAAATAACGTTGGTTTTATGCGGAATGTAATTCTGCGCACGGCCAACACGGGCGATGTCATGGTGATTGTGCAGTTTGCCGAACCCAATCAAGAGGACATAGACGCGACGATGGCGTTTCTGAAAAACCGTTTCCCCGAAATCACGTCCTTACAATACATTATCAATACCAAAGGTAATGATTCTTACTACGACCAAACCGCCATTTTGTACGCTGGCAAACCCTACATTGAAGAGCGAATGGAAAACCTGACGTTTCGCGTGGGACCTAAATCATTTTATCAAACCAACTCCGACCAAGCCTACGAGCTTTACAAAGTAGCGCGTGAGTTTGCGGGCTTGACGGGCAACGAACACGTCTATGATTTATACACGGGTACGGGTACCATTGCCAACTTTGTGGCCCACCAAGCCAAATCTGTCGTGGGGGTAGAGTACGTGGCGGAGGCCATTGAAGATGCCAACATCAATGCACAAATCAACGGCATCACCAACGCGCGCTTTTATGCGGGCGACATGAAGAATGTTTTGAACGAAGATTTTATTCGAGAAAACGGCCATCCCGACGTCGTCATTACCGACCCACCGCGTGCGGGCATGGATGAACCCGTAGTGCGTACCCTTTTGCGTATGGAGCCGACCAAAATTGTCTATGTAAGCTGTAATTCGGCTACGCAAGCGCGTGACCTCGCCTGGTTGGACGAAAAATATGCCGTGACCAAAGTGCGTCCAGTTGATATGTTTCCGCACACGCATCACGTCGAAAATGTGGTATTGTTGGAAAGAAAATAGAAAAATGCCTTTTTAGCGCATAAAGGCGGTTTTCTAGGTGTTTTTATTGAAAAATTGGACTGCGGGAGGATTTGTTCTTTTGCCGTTTGATAAATTCTTCAATAAAAACACCCTTGGTGTGGTTGATTTTCAAAACGAATAAATTATTATTGCAAGGCATAACGATACTTTTATAGGCTAAAACCTTCAAATGGGCAAAGAATATTCTTTGGCTCAGAATGTTAATGCTTTTTAAGGAAATTGTACTATGTCTTGTTAAAGCACCACATCAAACCATAATGCGCTATGACTCAGACCACCTCATTGCCAATGATGGCGCCGAGTTATTCGATTGAGACGCGCCACAACTACACCAAGTTGTCGGCCGATTTGTTGATTGTATTATTTACTTTCTTGCTGGCCACCCAGCTTTCCCATCGCGTCTGGATTGGGCGCGACTTGCTGGTGGTTGGTGGGCTGTTGGTGGGCTGGTATGCCGCCTCCAAATTTACCCCACTTTACAACGACTTCCGAACCCTCACTTTTATCAACGAAGTGTGGGCGCTACTCCCCAACCTGCTTTTCCAGTTTGCGATTCTAACCGTTTTTTTATTCTTCCTCAATGACACCAACCATGCCCGTACTTTTTCGCTGACGTACGTTTCGTTGTTGGGCACGCTGATTACGTTAAAGATGTACGGGCTGCGGAAAATATTTCACTATTGGAACGGCAAAGGTATTTACCAAAAGACCCTGGTTGTGCTGGGTGATTCTGGTAAGATGAATGGGTTTGTTGATTTTGTCAAAAAAAATAGCCAATTTGGTTACAAAGTAGTGGGGGTTGCTCCGTTGCCGAGTTCAATAAAGCATACGGATCAGTTGGATGGTACTTTTCGTTATTTGGAGAAAGCACATTCATTACATTTGTTAGATGAGCTGATTGTTATCTCAGAAAATTTTGAAGAAGATATTGCCAAAAAAATCACCCAATGGGCTGATTCTAAGGGTATATTGTTGCGTTTTACGCCTCGTTTTCTACAGTTTCGGTCATCCCGTTTTACGTTGGAGTTGTTGGGTGGAAAACCCCTCATTTCGGTGCGAAATACCTTGCTTGATACCGATTATTACTGGTTGGTAAAGCGTTTGGCGGATGTTATTTTAAGTACGCTGGTGCTTCTTTTGGTAGGTCTGTGGCTTGTGCCCATTATCAGTCTTGCCATTGTGCTGGAATCGAGCGGGCCGATATGGATTAAAAAGAGGCTGCTTGGCCAAGGAGGAAAAGAATTTGATTCTTGGGTGTTTAGAACCCAGGTTGAAAAGCAAAAAACGTGGATTGGGCGTATCCTTTTGCAAACGAAATTGGACAAATTTCCGCGTTTGCTGAATGTTTTACGCGGTGATATGTCGCTTGTGGGGCCTCAGGCGCACAAACGTTCGGAATATTATCAATTACAGTTGGCCACCCAAAATTACAAAGTTCGCTACCGGGTAAAACCTGGTTTGATGGGCTGGGCTGAAACCAACGAGGTGGAGATACAAGCGGGAACTGACCCTGCCGTACTCCAACAAAAAGTGGATTACGACATTTGGTACATCGAAAATTGGAGTTTGTTGCTCGACGGCGAAATTATGGTTAAGACCTTTTACAAGGTGTTTAGAAGTGTTATTTTTAGGTAAAAAAGTTTACAAAAGGGCATTTTTGAAGTTTCCTTTTTGGAGTAATTTAGCGAGGTCAGCATCAAACTGATGGGCAACAAAAAGCTCCAAATGGCGGTCGTGGTGCAAATCAGTTCCTAGAAAATCAACCAAATCGAGCTTAATAAGCTGTTGGGCGATTTTTTTGGTGGCTGGGCCGTAGTAGCCGCACAACGAAGGTAAATTAACCTGCAACATACACCCCAATTCATGGATGTGTTTGTAGGTGTTCATGGAGTGGTGGAGGTAATTATAGCGCTCAGGATGCGCCAAAATCGGCTGGTATCCTCTGGTAAGTAGTTGAAAAATAACAGTTTCTAATTGCTGACTAGGAGCAACAAACGACATTTCGATGAGTACATACCGACCTGTCCCAAACGACAACAGGTCGTTGGACGATAGGAGTTGTTCAAAATGTTTGTCCACGAAGTATTCGGCAGCGGCCTCAATTTTGATGCCTAGCCCTTGCTTGCTGGCCTCTTTTTGAAGTTGGGCAAGACCCGATTGAATGATGGCTGTGGTATTGTTGTAGAGGCCATCGTAGATGTGCGGTGTGGTGACGACGCGTTGAAGCCCCATCTCCTGAAAACGTTGCAGGTAGCGGAGGGAGGTAGCAAGGTCGGGGCTGCCATCATCGATGCCAGGAATAAGGTGTGAGTGAATATCCGTTTGGAGGAGTTCAAAAATGGAGGTTGTAGATTTTTTCTTAAAGAAAGAGAACATAGAGTTTCTGATAAGTTGTCAAAAGATAGGGTTTTCTTTTGACTGGAATAGAGAACAAAAATAACGGTTTAAATTATCATTTATTTTCATTGAATGAATTACTCTCTTTTTACGCGAAGCAAACTAACTGCTTTTTTGTTAGGATGTATCTTTTTGAGCTCACTCTACGGATGTATGAGTCCTAAGCAAATTGTCTATTTCCAATCCACAGATTCAACGCAGACAGTCCTGCTTCCACCCATCAAACCAGTGGTTGCCCGTATCCAACCCAATGATATTTTGGCGATTACTGTAGGAAGTTTTAACCAAGAATCTAACGAAATTTTGAATTTTGCTAACGTTAATTCATTGACTACCAGTAGTTATCCAGGCTTGCAAGGTAACTCTGCTAAGGGACAGCCGCTGGGCTATTTGGTGGATACCAGCGGACACGTTGAAATTCCATTTGTGGGGAAAATTAAGCTTGTAGGACTCACCCTCGACCAAGCGGCAAACCTTGTGCGAGGAGAGGTAAGTAAGTCGTTGAAAGATCCAGCAATTAATGTGCGCTTTCTCAACCACAAGTATTCAATTTTAGGGGAAGTTAATCGCCCTGCCACTTATAACCTCCTTGACGATAACACGACATTGCCCTCAGCGCTGGCCATGGCGGGAGATTTGACGGTGTATGGACAACGAAACAACGTGATGCTAATTCGAGAAACCGAAAAAGGAAGAGAAATTGTAAAAATTAACCTCTTAAACCGCGACGTCCTCAACTCACCATACTACTACATCCGAAATGGAGACATTATTTACGTAGAACCTAGCAAAGCAAAGGTTACGTTTAATGACCGCACAGTACAGCTTATTCCCATTGTCACAAGTATTACCACTGCTTTTGTAGTGGCGTTAAATCTCTTGTTACGGTAGTTGTAAGTGGTTGATTTCTAATAATATACTATTTGTTATTGATTTTAAACTCTATGGAAAATCTTGAATTTTGGCAAGAAAAAGAAGAAGACTTTAATTTAAAGTTATTTCTCTTAAAATACCTCCGCTATTGGTATTGGTTTGTACTGGCCCTGGTGGTCGCATTGGGGGGCGCTTTCTTTTATTTGCAATTTACCGTCCCCATCTATAAAGTTTCTGCTACTATTTTGATCAAAGACGAGAAAAAAGGAATGGGAGGCGGTAACGAAATGCTCAAAGAACTTGATTTGTTCAACGGTAACAAAATCGTTGAAAATGAGATGGAAGTGCTCAAGTCGCGTACCCTCATGGAAAAAGTGATTGATGGCCTTAACCTGACCGTTTCTTATTTCGATGAAGGGACATATCGCGATACTGAGCTGTTTCAAAAATCGCCCATTACGTTGAATTACACCCAATTACAAGATGTGGCTTTTACAATGCCCATGTACATCAGGACGGTGGACGCGCAGCACTTTGAGTTACTGGATAATGACCATAAAACCATCGGGAATTACATTTACACCCAACCTGTCACCAACACATATGGTCGATTTCGGGTGTTTTTAGCCCAGCCCAACGTCCCCAAAGGAAGGCTTATTAAGTTGAGATTCAGCCAAAAAGAGAGTTTAATCGGGGCGTTCATCAACCAAATTCAGATTGAGCTCCTCAATGCAAAAAGTACGGTTTTGCAGCTTTCGATTGAGAGTCCTGTGCCTGAAAAAGGAAAAGCGATTTTGAGTAAACTACTTGAGACTTACACCTTTTCGGCATTGGAAGATAAAAATTTGGAAGCAAGCAATACCCTCCGTTTTATCGAAGACCGTCTTAAACTTATTACGGGAGAGCTTGTATCGGTTGAAAAAGACGTGGAATCGTACAAAACTTCCCAAGGAATCACCGATTTGAGTACAGAGGCTAACCTATTCCTCGAAAAAGTCAAAGAAAATGACACCAAACTCAACGAAGTTGACATTCAGCTAAAAGTATTGGAAGGAGTGGAGCGCTACCTACAAAATGGCCAAGGAACGGTGGCACCCGCAAGTTTGATGGTGACTGACCCTATTTTGACTTCTTTTATTGAGAAACTCAGTGAATTGGAACTGCAAAAAGAAAAAATGGCGCGAACGGTGCAGCCAGGTAACCCATTTTTGGAAACCCTAAACACGCAGATCTCCAATACCAAACAAGCTGTTCGGGAAAATGTCAATAACCAAAAAAATGGATTACTCGTCACTAGAGCAAGTTTGGCAGGTTTAAACAAACGTTTTGAAGGGTCTATCAGTCGGATTCCGCGTAAAGAAAGGGAGTTTGTGACTATCCAACGCCAACAAAATATCAAAGAAAACTTGTATTTGCTTCTGTTGCAAAAACGCGAAGAAACCGCGCTTTCTTATGCTTCTACCGTGACTGACAGCCGTTTGGTGGACAAACCATACGCCACCCCTGCCCCCATTAAACCCAATACAAAAGTGATTTATTTGGTGGCTTTGCTTTTGGGAATTGTAGTGCCAGCGGCCGTGATGAACATTCGCGAATTACTCAATGACCGCGTTCAGTCGCGCAAGGAAATTGAGTCGGAGACGGGGCTGCCAGTTTTTGGGGAAATTGCTTTAAAACCTAAAGAAATTAAAACCAATCTGCTCGATGTTCAGAGCCGAACTTTTATTGCCGAGCAGTTTCGCCTCCTGCGTACCAACTTGCAGTACATCAACCCCGACAATAAACACAAAGGAAATGTGATTTTGTTGACCTCTTCCACCAGTGGAGAGGGTAAAAGCTTCATTACCCTCAATTTAGCCATCAGTATTGCTGCTTTGGGCAAACGGGTGGCGGTGTTGGAGTTAGACATGCGGAAGCCCAAACTAACAAAGTACCTTGGCCTCACCCGCGAGAAAGGCCTCTCTAACTTTTTAGCGGGCGCCGCAGACCCCATGGAGATTGCCAAAAAAACGGAGATTGAAAATTTGTTTTTGGCCTCTTGCGGCCCATTGCCACCCAATCCAGCCGAATTACTCTCCAACGGAAAAATGGAAACGCTGCTGGCAACCTACCGAGAATACTTTGATTATATCTTACTCGATACCCCGCCCGTAGGATTGGTGACGGATGCCTTGGTGCTTGCGCCTTACATCGATTCTTGTTTCTATGTTGTGAGACATGAAGTGACGGTTAAAAAAGACTTGACTATTTTGGCTGATTTGAAGAAATTCAATAAGTACAAATCCATTAATGTCATATTTAATGGGGTTAATTACCGCAACAGCCAAGAGTATCGCTATGGCTACGGCTATGGTTACAAGTATGGAAAAGGGTATTATGGGTAGCCAATAGGCATATACGTCTTCGAGCTAAGTTGCTGATTTCAATTCCATAAAAGACATGACTGCGGACATAGTTTAATTCTTTCTTAGAATGTTTATGTATTTTTGCCACTTGATAAATATCTTGAAAAATTTAATAAAAAAGCATAGGTACTTACGTCTTTAGTGTGTATATTAGCAGTGCGAAACTAGTAGAAGTAAGCAAACCTTGAACTCACCCACCAACGATTATGACAAACAAAGTAGCAATAATAACGGGAGTCACAGGCCAAGACGGCGCTTACCTGAGCGAATTACTCTTGGCGAAAGGCTACACCGTTCATGGTATTAAGCGGCGGAGTTCCCTCTTTAATACCGAACGAATCGATCACCTGTACGAAGACCCGCACGTGGAAAACCCTCGGTTTATTTTGCACTACGGCGACTTGACCGATTCGATGAATTTGACCCGTATCATTCAAGAAGTACAACCCGACGAAATTTACAACCTTGCGGCCATGAGCCACGTCAAAGTAAGTTTCGACGAACCCGAATACACCGCAAACGCCGATGGCATTGGTACCCTGCGTATTTTAGAGGCCGTGCGCTTGTTGGGCTTGTCCCACAAAACCAAAATTTACCAAGCTTCTACCTCCGAACTATACGGGTTGGTACAAGCCATACCACAATCTGAAACCACCCCGTTTTATCCTCGTTCGCCCTACGCGGTCGCCAAGATGTACGCGTATTGGATTACGGTCAACTACCGTGAAGCTTACGGGATGTATGCCTGCAACGGGATTTTGTTTAACCACGAATCGCCCCTGCGCGGTGAAACTTTTGTCACCCGCAAAGTAACGCGGGCGGCGGCAAAAATAGCCCTGGGGCTACAAGATGCGTTGTATATGGGGAATTTGGACGCCCAACGTGATTGGGGCCACGCCAAAGACTATGTGGAAGCCATGTACCTCATTTTACAACAAGAAATGCCTGAGGATTATGTAGTGGCTACGGGCGTAACCACCCGCGTGCGGGATTTTATTCGTAAGACTTTTGCCTTTTTAGGGATTACGCTTGACTTTACGGGTGAAAACGAAAATGAAATTGGCATCATAAGTGCGGTTGATACCGTACGTCTCGACGAATTGGGCATTGCCTTGGGCAATCACTTGGCACTTGGTACCGTGGTAGTGAAAATTGATTCTCGCTACTACCGTCCCACTGAAGTAGAATTACTGATTGGCGATCCGACCAAAGCAAAGGAAAAACTAGGCTGGACGCCAAAACACACGCTCGACATGCTCATTGCCGATATGGCGATGTCTGACTTGCGGTTGTTCCAAAAAGATAAACTTTTACTCGAAGAAGGATTTAACGTCCTGAACTATTATGAATAATTCTCTTTTTACTGCTTTACCATTATTAGTAGAAAGAGCTATCAACGAAGGGCTCTAAATTACTCAACGTAATTTCCCCTCGCACATACGTTGCCCGAAGCTAGGCCCATCCGGGACTGAAAGGGCGAAGCCGTAAAAAAAATAGTTACTCGAAACCCGTTTTTGAGTAAGGTAGGAGAGGTATGCAAGTTTGCGTATATAGAAATACGTTAATTGATTTCGCCACAAACTAAGTCTATCCGGGACTGAAAGGGCGAAGCTATAAAAAAGGAGTCACTCGTCATTCACACATTCGACACTAAAAAAATATGCCTTGGTTTGTGATTTATACGAAATCTCGGAGTGAGAAACTCGTCGCTGACAAATTGAAGGAGAAGGGAATTGAAGTTTTTTGCCCTATCCTCAAAATTAAGCGAAAGTGGTCAGATCGAGTCAAGACAGTAGAAGAACCACTTTTTCGGTCCTATTGTTTTGTACGCCTCGAAGAACACGAACGCAGCAAGGTATTTGATGTGCATGGCGTGGTACGCTATTTGTTTTGGCTCAAAAAACCTGCCATCGTGCGCGATTCGGAAATAGAAACTATCGAGCGAATGCTCGGTACCTACGACCATCAGGCCATCAAAGCAGAACGCTACGAGCTCAACACGCCCGTTACCATTAGTTCAGGCGCTTTTGCCAATGCCACGGGAGAGGTAGTGGGGCAACAAGGAAACGAACTGAGGATAATGCTGGATTCGTTGGGAATGGTATTGAAGGTGGATTTGGCGAAGACACAGGTAGCTTTAACCCCATCCTAATTATGTCAATCATCCACGTCATACTATCAGGAGGAGTAGGCAGCCGTCTTTGGCCCTTATCGACCAAAGAGCGCCCTAAGCAATATTTGCCGTTGTTTAACGACAAAACGTTGTTTAGCCATACCGTAGAGCGTAACCGCCCCTTTTGTGAACAGGTGATTGTGGTGGGCAACAAAGACAACTACCAATTGAGCCGCGAAGAACTTGATGTGATTGGACTGACGGACTACACCGAAATCGTAGAAGCTGCCCCGCGCAATACCGCAGCGGCCATTGCGTTTGCGGCCTTTTCCGTGGCTCCTGAGGCAGTTTTGTTGGTGACTCCCTCTGACCACATCATCTCCAACGAGAAAGCGTATTCAAACGCGTTTAAAAGCGCTTTTCAATGGGCTAAAAACGATTATTTGGTGACGTTTGGCATCACTCCTCACAAACCTGAAACGGGGTATGGCTACATTGAATACAACGGAGACGAGGTGATTAGCTTCCG contains:
- the rlmD gene encoding 23S rRNA (uracil(1939)-C(5))-methyltransferase RlmD, with the translated sequence MKNYKKNRQVVENLLIEDFAAEGKCIAKHEGAVVFIEGNAAPGDVVDVEILAFKKKKFYEARVLHTHSWSEKRATPFCSYFGTCGGCKWQHIQYSEQLQFKWQQVSDHLHRIAKVALPTIDPIVPSKETTFYRNKLEFTFSNFRWFTFEEMVDGTELDRDALGFHIPKRFDRILDIEKCYLQPDPSNLIRNELKAFAKSKGFRFYDQKNNVGFMRNVILRTANTGDVMVIVQFAEPNQEDIDATMAFLKNRFPEITSLQYIINTKGNDSYYDQTAILYAGKPYIEERMENLTFRVGPKSFYQTNSDQAYELYKVAREFAGLTGNEHVYDLYTGTGTIANFVAHQAKSVVGVEYVAEAIEDANINAQINGITNARFYAGDMKNVLNEDFIRENGHPDVVITDPPRAGMDEPVVRTLLRMEPTKIVYVSCNSATQARDLAWLDEKYAVTKVRPVDMFPHTHHVENVVLLERK
- the gmd gene encoding GDP-mannose 4,6-dehydratase; its protein translation is MTNKVAIITGVTGQDGAYLSELLLAKGYTVHGIKRRSSLFNTERIDHLYEDPHVENPRFILHYGDLTDSMNLTRIIQEVQPDEIYNLAAMSHVKVSFDEPEYTANADGIGTLRILEAVRLLGLSHKTKIYQASTSELYGLVQAIPQSETTPFYPRSPYAVAKMYAYWITVNYREAYGMYACNGILFNHESPLRGETFVTRKVTRAAAKIALGLQDALYMGNLDAQRDWGHAKDYVEAMYLILQQEMPEDYVVATGVTTRVRDFIRKTFAFLGITLDFTGENENEIGIISAVDTVRLDELGIALGNHLALGTVVVKIDSRYYRPTEVELLIGDPTKAKEKLGWTPKHTLDMLIADMAMSDLRLFQKDKLLLEEGFNVLNYYE
- a CDS encoding tyrosine-protein phosphatase, with protein sequence MFSFFKKKSTTSIFELLQTDIHSHLIPGIDDGSPDLATSLRYLQRFQEMGLQRVVTTPHIYDGLYNNTTAIIQSGLAQLQKEASKQGLGIKIEAAAEYFVDKHFEQLLSSNDLLSFGTGRYVLIEMSFVAPSQQLETVIFQLLTRGYQPILAHPERYNYLHHSMNTYKHIHELGCMLQVNLPSLCGYYGPATKKIAQQLIKLDLVDFLGTDLHHDRHLELFVAHQFDADLAKLLQKGNFKNALL
- a CDS encoding UpxY family transcription antiterminator — translated: MPWFVIYTKSRSEKLVADKLKEKGIEVFCPILKIKRKWSDRVKTVEEPLFRSYCFVRLEEHERSKVFDVHGVVRYLFWLKKPAIVRDSEIETIERMLGTYDHQAIKAERYELNTPVTISSGAFANATGEVVGQQGNELRIMLDSLGMVLKVDLAKTQVALTPS
- a CDS encoding sugar transferase; translated protein: MTQTTSLPMMAPSYSIETRHNYTKLSADLLIVLFTFLLATQLSHRVWIGRDLLVVGGLLVGWYAASKFTPLYNDFRTLTFINEVWALLPNLLFQFAILTVFLFFLNDTNHARTFSLTYVSLLGTLITLKMYGLRKIFHYWNGKGIYQKTLVVLGDSGKMNGFVDFVKKNSQFGYKVVGVAPLPSSIKHTDQLDGTFRYLEKAHSLHLLDELIVISENFEEDIAKKITQWADSKGILLRFTPRFLQFRSSRFTLELLGGKPLISVRNTLLDTDYYWLVKRLADVILSTLVLLLVGLWLVPIISLAIVLESSGPIWIKKRLLGQGGKEFDSWVFRTQVEKQKTWIGRILLQTKLDKFPRLLNVLRGDMSLVGPQAHKRSEYYQLQLATQNYKVRYRVKPGLMGWAETNEVEIQAGTDPAVLQQKVDYDIWYIENWSLLLDGEIMVKTFYKVFRSVIFR
- a CDS encoding polysaccharide biosynthesis tyrosine autokinase; the protein is MENLEFWQEKEEDFNLKLFLLKYLRYWYWFVLALVVALGGAFFYLQFTVPIYKVSATILIKDEKKGMGGGNEMLKELDLFNGNKIVENEMEVLKSRTLMEKVIDGLNLTVSYFDEGTYRDTELFQKSPITLNYTQLQDVAFTMPMYIRTVDAQHFELLDNDHKTIGNYIYTQPVTNTYGRFRVFLAQPNVPKGRLIKLRFSQKESLIGAFINQIQIELLNAKSTVLQLSIESPVPEKGKAILSKLLETYTFSALEDKNLEASNTLRFIEDRLKLITGELVSVEKDVESYKTSQGITDLSTEANLFLEKVKENDTKLNEVDIQLKVLEGVERYLQNGQGTVAPASLMVTDPILTSFIEKLSELELQKEKMARTVQPGNPFLETLNTQISNTKQAVRENVNNQKNGLLVTRASLAGLNKRFEGSISRIPRKEREFVTIQRQQNIKENLYLLLLQKREETALSYASTVTDSRLVDKPYATPAPIKPNTKVIYLVALLLGIVVPAAVMNIRELLNDRVQSRKEIESETGLPVFGEIALKPKEIKTNLLDVQSRTFIAEQFRLLRTNLQYINPDNKHKGNVILLTSSTSGEGKSFITLNLAISIAALGKRVAVLELDMRKPKLTKYLGLTREKGLSNFLAGAADPMEIAKKTEIENLFLASCGPLPPNPAELLSNGKMETLLATYREYFDYILLDTPPVGLVTDALVLAPYIDSCFYVVRHEVTVKKDLTILADLKKFNKYKSINVIFNGVNYRNSQEYRYGYGYGYKYGKGYYG
- a CDS encoding polysaccharide biosynthesis/export family protein; protein product: MSPKQIVYFQSTDSTQTVLLPPIKPVVARIQPNDILAITVGSFNQESNEILNFANVNSLTTSSYPGLQGNSAKGQPLGYLVDTSGHVEIPFVGKIKLVGLTLDQAANLVRGEVSKSLKDPAINVRFLNHKYSILGEVNRPATYNLLDDNTTLPSALAMAGDLTVYGQRNNVMLIRETEKGREIVKINLLNRDVLNSPYYYIRNGDIIYVEPSKAKVTFNDRTVQLIPIVTSITTAFVVALNLLLR